The Natronogracilivirga saccharolytica region GCACACCCGGCACGCTGGCAGAATCCTACAGCAATTTTGAGGAAAAGCTCCGGTTTCTCAGTGATAATGGCTACCGCAGCTACATACCTGACGGTACATCGGAGTCAGATGCAAGCAGCCCTAAAGTAGTTATCACCTTTGATGACGGACACCGAAGCCAGTTCCGTGCCGCTGCACTGCTTGAAAAGTTTGACATGCGGGGCATTTTTTTCGTAATCCCGTCACTCATTGATGATCCGGATTATCCGCACATGACATCCGGGCAGCTTACCGAACTTGCCGGGCGCGGCCACCTGATTGCTGCCCACGGCCACCGGCATAAAAGCATGCCTGTATCCGGACCGGAAATCGTAGCATCACTTGATACCGTACCAGATATCCTGCAAACCATTCCGGGCGTCAGCGGTGATGACCTGCACTCCATCGCCTATCCGTACGGACACTATACACCGGCAGTCAGGAGGGCTATGCTGCCGCAGTATCCGCTGCAATACACTGTCAATCCGGGGTACTGGGACGGCAAATCAACTCTCATCCCAAGGATACTGATTGCCAGCGGTACTGACAGCCAGTTTTATTACGATTATCTGCAGGGCGCTTTTGCGGGTGCACGGTCGCTCACCATGCAGGAGGAAAACGGATCACGTCAATCCGTCGTCCATTTTGACAATCCGGATGGACTTGATCCTGATTCACTCTACATTCAGGCTACGAGTCCGGATGGTGCCGGCCACCACTACAGTATTTTCAGCGCAGCCTCTTATTTGACATCCAAAAACGGAGTCCTGCATTTCGACATTACAGATTATCTGGAAACGCACCACTCCGCAGAGCGAAGGGCGCTTTCATTTGCAGTAGCTCAGCAGAAAAACGGGGATTTACGCTATGTGTCGGACGGCTATCTGATCTGGGTAACAAGAACCGACCGGTGACATCGTCGCGGGGCCCCGCCATAAAGAGGTTTTGCAGTTTCACAAACGTGCATTACATCAGTTCAAAAACATGGCGTAAAAATCA contains the following coding sequences:
- a CDS encoding polysaccharide deacetylase family protein; translation: MKSYIIMPALAVLLIGSFSNGTLKESPRNIPVLCYHTFYPESFEGTPGTLAESYSNFEEKLRFLSDNGYRSYIPDGTSESDASSPKVVITFDDGHRSQFRAAALLEKFDMRGIFFVIPSLIDDPDYPHMTSGQLTELAGRGHLIAAHGHRHKSMPVSGPEIVASLDTVPDILQTIPGVSGDDLHSIAYPYGHYTPAVRRAMLPQYPLQYTVNPGYWDGKSTLIPRILIASGTDSQFYYDYLQGAFAGARSLTMQEENGSRQSVVHFDNPDGLDPDSLYIQATSPDGAGHHYSIFSAASYLTSKNGVLHFDITDYLETHHSAERRALSFAVAQQKNGDLRYVSDGYLIWVTRTDR